CTAGCAAAACCCCGCTAGGGAGCCAGTGAAGGGAGAGCAAGGCcccccagctgggctgcctgctggcCCAGGATGTCTGCAGAGccagtgccaggggctgaggctgccagGAGAGGCCTGAAGAAGCCACGTCCGTTCAGCATCGAGCACATCCTCTCTAGCCCCTCGGAGAAGAGCCCCCAGGTCTTGgtgcccctgtgcctgcagagcatCCTGGACTGCACACCCCAGAGGCCCTGTGAGCTGGAGACCATTCcagccagctccctgcaggaggaggaggaggaggaagaggaggaagagctggaaggcgcaggctgcagctgctgctgctgttctcacACAAGTGCCCgttccctgcaggagctgccggCGTGGCTGGGtgagtgctgggctgggtgagtgctgggctgggtgagTTTGGGTTTGGTTCAGGTGTGGGGCTCCCTGAAGGGCTGGTGCCCGTGCTGGGGGCAGGGGAAAACCTGGCTGTTAATGGTAATATGGCATCTGGCACAGTGGTCTTGGGGCCGACGCCCAGCAATCTGAGCTGTTCCTAGCAGGGCTCCTAAGAGTGCAACTTTCACCTGAAATGCTACCAGGGCTTGAAAAGCAGAGGGTGCTGACTGTTAGTGGATATTACTGATTCGTGTGAAACTCTTGTGAGAATGATGCTTCTAGGGGTGTAGGCTCCCTGTGGAGTGTGGGGCCCCATGGCCATGCTGCCCACGtgcacagctgtgcctgtgcttccTGACATCACCAGCCCTGGGGAATCTCACCCATCCTTTAAGGAAAAGAGTTTTGGCTACATCTAGCAAAATTactgtggaaaataaaaaatagcaaaCCCTTAAAATGCAGTTCGAGAGCATCCTGAAAGTTCAGAATTCCCTTGTGTCAGGGCTAAAGCACAGATCTTTGCTGGGCTGTGAGTTTGAAGTTATTTTTTGGAGCTGGCCATAGTGCAACTGGtaagcaaacaaagaaaacccagCCAGTGCTCACCACGTGCATCCTTCTCCCAGAGTCATGCCCTAAGCTCTTCTTCCACTTGCACAGTGACCACTCAGCTTGGCACCCACTCCAGGTGCCCGGCTGCCACCTTcccaacagcagcagggatACAGCTGATGCCTGAGCTGCCTTGAGCATGGCGAGTGTTTGAGCCCCACCCCTGtagccctgctgctgtccctgtcccctggcagaTGCGCGGCTGCCCTGGCCCATGCGGCTCCTGCAGCCGGCGCTCAGGGCgtgcaggagctcccaggagaaggcagagctgcagggcctgcagcagcagctgcagcgcCGCACGCGCCGGCACCGCACCATCTTCAgcgaggagcagctgcaggcgCTGGAGACGCTGTTCCACCAGAACCAGTACCCGGACGTGGTGACCCGCGAGCACCTGGCAAACCGCATCCACCTCAAGGAGGAGCGCGTGGAGGTGAGATcctgctgagggcagagctcgtgtgttcctgcagccccccaggagCACACACTGGGCATTGTGCTGTCTTTTTTCCTCGTTTTAAAATCCGTCCTTGTGCGTTGGACAAAAGAGAGTTTAAGTCTGGTGAGCAATGGAAGAACATAAACCATTTCAGCTGGGCTAATTTGTGCTGGCACCCAGTCCCACACACTCACATGATGCCTCTCTCCCAGAATCACCCACAGacatgcccagctctgctgctcatcCCCTGCACCCAAGGGTGTATTCCTTTACCTAAGTGATCTGCCTGACTTCTGAACTTGTCCCAGCTCCCTTGTGCCCCTCACATGTACTTGAGCACgacagcagcagaggcactGATTACATTTTGTATCAAGCCTTTCCATCACAGTACCTTACAGCCCAGGAGGGCCACTGCCTGTCCCCCTCCCAGTAACACCTGACATGCTAGAGCCCTTTTCCTGTTCTGCACTTTCCAGGTTTGGTTTAAAAATCGTCGGGCGAAGTGGCGACACCAGAAGAGGGCGACTGCCTCGGTGGTGACCCTGCAGGCCAAGCAGCCCCCCAAGGAGGGCTGTTAGtgcccacaggcagcaccaagcaccccctgcccaggctggcaggctcaggggtgacccgAGGGGCTGATGCAGCAAAAGGAACCTCTGTGGttcacaggaggaggaggacaggtAAAAGCAGACATGGCACTGCCACATGCCTCTTCCAAACCCAGTTCACATGGCAAATGACTGAGcaggcaggacctgcagggcacagagctgtaCCGGTGTTAAATCTGTGTGCTTTAAGAGAAAGAGAAACTCCCCTTCTTGTCTTTGCTCTGTGCACGTAGTATTTGTGCTTGTTTTATTGATGTAGATTTACAAAATATTCTGCAAATGAATGTTTCCTGTTTGCAGCATCTCAGCGGCATCTAAAGTTGCTTTTGGGGTTGAACTCGCTGGACAAGCGATTTGTTTCAAAACAAAGGAACGCGTGTTTCCCCCCATAGCCCTGGGGAGAGGCGAtgaccctgctgtgctgagaggACTGGCACGGGCAGGTTCGCCTCCACCCCTCTGCCAGCCAGCCCCGGGCACGAGGAGCCGTGTCCGTGCTCCCGACGGGGCCGAGGAGAAGCCGCGAGCTGGAAAGCAACGAGATCAATAAAAGTGCCCGGGCAGCGGGGCAGCCAGCCGGGGTCCGCTCCCCGCAGCCCGAGCGTTTCTGAGGAGCTGGGGGCGTGGGGGGACCCGCCCGGCGCCCATCCCGTGTCCCGTCCCAGTTCCCATCTCGCCTCCCATCCTGTCTGTATCCTGGCTCCCATCCCGGCTCCCATTTCTGTTCCCACCCCGGTTCCCATCCCTATTTCCACCCCGGTTCCCGATCCGGCTCCGCCGCTGTCACGGCCCGGGCCCGCCCGGCTCCTCCACACCGACAGGGGGCGCGCGCGCTCCTCCCGGGGCGGGGCGCGCATTCCGATCCTGCGGCGCGGGAATGTGACGTCACTGCCCGTCGCGTtggcggcggcggaggaggaggagcaggagcggAGCGGTTCCGACGCCATGGAGGCGATGCCGGTGCCCCCCGCCTCTCCCGCCGCTCTGGGGCCGGCTCCCGCCGCGGGCCCCGTCGCCGTGACGGGGAAGGAGGTGGTGTCGCCGGCCGCGAGGCATCCGAAGAAGATCCTGGATGAGGAGGCCTATATCGAGGTAAGGCGGTGGGCCGGGAGCCTCCGCCCGCCGGTGCTTGGACCGAGCGCTTCCAGCGCGGCGGAGCTCGGCTGGGCTCGGCGGGGCTCCGCGGGAAAGGGACGGCCCGTGCCCGCTGCAACCGCGACTGCGGGTGGAAAtcccgccggggccgcccctcGGGCTCCCGCCCGTCCTGAGGCGGCACCGCCCGCGCTCTGCCAccggcccggggctgcccggccTGCCCGGGCTTGGCACCGCTCGCCCCGAGCTGGGCCGGCGCTCCGGGTGTCCCAGCGCGGCACTGCAGCTGTCTCTGTCTTTGCAGAGCTTGGAGAAAATCATCCAGCGGGACTTTTTTCCTGATGTGGAGAAGCTGCGAGCACAGAAGGACTATCTGGAGGCTGAGGAAAATGGAGACTTGGAGAAAATGAGACAAATTGCTATCAAGTTTGGCTCTTCCTTGAACAAATCGTCAAGGGACACACCTGCACCCTGTAAGAACTGGCTCTGTGGGGCATGAGGGGATTGTATCTGATATTGCTGCTCTTTATCTAACTTTGTGCAGGCAGTGCTTATCTTATAGATTCAAGGTTGAGATTGCATGAGACCTAAGTGTACCTGtttgggcagcagccagtgtcTGGTGGCTCATGCTGAATTTCTCTTTGATGGTGTCTAAAAACTCCTTGAGGGAAGGGTTTTGGGAAAAGCAGCCTTTTAATAAGCATTCCTTATAGGCATCTTTTGCCAAGTTCCTGCTCCCTAGGGAATGTTATGTGCTCTCTACTATGAGAAATCCTAATATTTTGAATCCTTATTTTAGTTTGTAGTTTTACGGGTTCTTGTTGTGTCTACAGTCATTTGAGATTTTTGGGTATCAGGGACAAAAGGTGTGGTAAGCTTGTGGTTATCAGAGCTTCCCACAGCATATACTGGGCTGTGGCTCTCCTGGGGGTTTCTCccagcaggagaaaaatgtcTTAGATGAGGCCAAAATCTTGTTTGGAGGTTGAGAGAATTGAACAGAGCACTGTGGAGTTCTTTTCAcaagttttttatttaatttttattctcttgATATGCCTTCTGTGACTTGTTTGGTACATCATCCTTAGAGCTAATCCTGTTGTGTGCTTCAGTAACCAggtgaatttttattttgtttgtggCAGATGTTACCCCAGCCACGTTTGAAACCCCAGAAGTGCATCCAGGTGGTCTTCCAGTGGGAAATAAATCTAAAGCTGGCATCAAGACTGCAGAGGAAGGTAGGAGAATTATCTAGCTGAattcttccaaaaataaattGTCTACCAGCAGCTGGCCACTTGTACATTtcacctttaaaataaattgctaTAAATGCCATAAAAGGGTTTATATGTGTTCCAAACCTGATTTATTACTGCACCACTCTGTGTGGATCCATGGCTTTGACCCAGGTTGATGGTAATTATTGGTGTGTCTGTGGAGGAAGGTCAAGAGCACACACAGTGCTCCCCTGGAAAGGGAGGCATTAACCTTCCTCAGGCTTCTTCCCTTCTCTTGGTaggagaagcagagaaggaTGATAAGGATGCTCTTCCCAGCCTGGACACGTTCCTGGCCAAGCACACGAGCGAGGACAACGCCTCCTTTGAGCAGATCATGGAGGTGgccaaggagaaggagaaggtcAAGCACGCCTGGCTGTACAGTGCAGAGGAGGAGTACACCCGGGTAGgcatggctctgctctgccacagggACTCAGCAGGGAAACCATTTCACTCTGCTTCTGCTAAGGCTCAGCTCCCTGGGTCCTCTGACTGCTCTTGGCTTCCTTGTGCAGTCCTGTTTTTCTGTCACACAGAAAGAACAGTGCTGACTTAGTTGCCAAGGCCTTGTCTCTTCTGTAAGCAGCAAcaccagggagagcagctgagcACAGTTCCTGCTGTTTGTCCGTCAGCCTCTCATTATTTGCTGTTTGTCTGtcttatttcagtttctgttaTCAGTGGTAACCCACTCAGCTGCTGAGGCACAGA
This is a stretch of genomic DNA from Ammospiza nelsoni isolate bAmmNel1 chromosome 18, bAmmNel1.pri, whole genome shotgun sequence. It encodes these proteins:
- the GSC2 gene encoding homeobox protein goosecoid-2 produces the protein MSAEPVPGAEAARRGLKKPRPFSIEHILSSPSEKSPQVLVPLCLQSILDCTPQRPCELETIPASSLQEEEEEEEEEELEGAGCSCCCCSHTSARSLQELPAWLDARLPWPMRLLQPALRACRSSQEKAELQGLQQQLQRRTRRHRTIFSEEQLQALETLFHQNQYPDVVTREHLANRIHLKEERVEVWFKNRRAKWRHQKRATASVVTLQAKQPPKEGC